DNA from Gemmatimonadota bacterium:
GTCTATCGAGGCGCCCGAAGCGGATGTGCGAGAGGTTCTTGATCCATTCAAAATAAGAAACTGTGACGCCGCCCGCATTGAGGTAGGCGTCGGGTATGATGGTTTTGCCGGCTTCGCGCAGTACGTTGTCTGCCATGTAAGTGACGGGTCCATTGGCCGCTTCTGCAATTACTGGCGCTTTGATGCGCCTGGCATTTTCAAGTGTGATCTGGCCTTCAATAGCGGCTGGTATAAGTACGTCGCATTCTGCTTCGAGCAGGCTTTTGCCATTTGCAATATAGGTGGCTTCTGGAAAGTGTTTTAATGAACCGTGTTCCGCGCGGTAAGCAGCGACTTCTTCAACCGAAAATCCCTTCTCTGACATTATTGCTCCTTCGCGTTCAATAATGCCGATGATGCGCGCGCCACCTTCTTCTTCGAGATATTTGGTCGCGTGAAAGCCCACATTGCCCAATCCCTGCACGATGATGCGTTTGCCTTCCAAATTGCCTTCCATTCCCGCGTTTTTGACGTCTTCTGAGTTGTTAAAAAATTCCACGATGCCGTAAAATACACCCCGCCCGGTTGCTTCGACGCGCCCCTGAATACCGCCCTGTGAAAAGGGTTTGCCCGTTGTGCAGGCGATGGCGTTGATGTCTTCCGGGTGCAGGCTGCGATACGTGTCTGCGATCCAGGCCATTTCCCGTTCTCCGGTTCCCATGTCGGGTGCTGGGACGTTGAGGGCTGGATTGATATATCCCTTTTTGATCAATTCCTGTGCAAAACGCCGGGTAATGAGTTCGAGTTCGTGCCCGTTGTATTCTCGAGGATCAATGCACAGCCCACCTTTGGCACCGCCAAAGGGCACATCGACGATCGCGCATTTGTACGTCATGAGTGCGGCGAGTGCTTCTACGTCATCCTGGCTGACTGTGGGTGCGTAACGGATGCCTCCTTTGACGGGCAGGCGATGCTCGCTGTGAACCGAGCGCCATCCCGTGAAGATGCGATAGCTGTCGCGGAGTTTGACAAAGAAGCGCACCAGGTAAATGTTGTTGTTGATTTTAATCTGGTCGGCCAGTCCCGGGGGCAAATCGAGCGTTGCTACTGCGCGGTCAAACATGAGGTCAACGCTTTCTTTGAAGCTGGGTTCAGGTGAAGCCATAAGTATTTCTCCGGAAATGGTGAGATGAAGTGTTCTTATAACAGATGACGCAGGGCAGGCTCGAGGTGGGGATGGGCAAAGGAGAAGCTGGTGTTTTCGAGGCGTGAGGAGATAACGCGGGTGCTTGCGAGCAAGAGAGCATCGGCCATTTCGCCGAGTGCGAGTTTGGCGGCAAATGCGGGTAGCGGAAAAATTGTCGGGCGAGATAGGACACGACCGAGGGTTTTGGTAAATTCGCGATTGGTGACAGGCGTTGGCGATACGGCGTTGATGGCACCGCTGATGGATTCGTGGTCTATTGCAAAGAGGAATAGGGAGATCAGGTCGTCGAGGGTGATCCAGCTCATGTACTGATTGCCCGATCCGATGATGCCGCCCAATCCCAATTTGAAGGGCAAGAGCATTTTGCCGAGTGCCCC
Protein-coding regions in this window:
- a CDS encoding Glu/Leu/Phe/Val dehydrogenase translates to MASPEPSFKESVDLMFDRAVATLDLPPGLADQIKINNNIYLVRFFVKLRDSYRIFTGWRSVHSEHRLPVKGGIRYAPTVSQDDVEALAALMTYKCAIVDVPFGGAKGGLCIDPREYNGHELELITRRFAQELIKKGYINPALNVPAPDMGTGEREMAWIADTYRSLHPEDINAIACTTGKPFSQGGIQGRVEATGRGVFYGIVEFFNNSEDVKNAGMEGNLEGKRIIVQGLGNVGFHATKYLEEEGGARIIGIIEREGAIMSEKGFSVEEVAAYRAEHGSLKHFPEATYIANGKSLLEAECDVLIPAAIEGQITLENARRIKAPVIAEAANGPVTYMADNVLREAGKTIIPDAYLNAGGVTVSYFEWIKNLSHIRFGRLDRRHEAHRGAQIINALEEMVGKPVPDHLKARLSYGSDELDLVRSGLEDTMSTAYQTMSEIRNSRDNVPDLRTAAFVIAIEKIARAYIEMGL